From a region of the Chloroflexota bacterium genome:
- a CDS encoding helix-turn-helix transcriptional regulator: MKNRLRVLRAEREWSQAELAQALGVSRQTINALETGKYDPSLPLAFKIADLFELAIEQIFERPSADEATEE; encoded by the coding sequence ATGAAAAATCGTTTGCGGGTATTACGAGCCGAGCGCGAATGGTCACAAGCCGAGTTAGCTCAAGCGTTGGGAGTATCGCGCCAAACGATTAATGCGCTAGAAACTGGCAAATACGATCCAAGTTTGCCTCTAGCCTTCAAAATTGCCGATCTCTTTGAGTTAGCAATTGAGCAAATTTTCGAGCGACCAAGCGCTGATGAAGCAACTGAGGAATAA